The Candidatus Sulfotelmatobacter sp. genomic sequence CGCGAGCCAGTCGTAGACGCTCGAATCGCGGCCGGGGACGAAGCGCTGAAAGGTCTCGTCCGAGGCGCCGACCACGGCGCCGATCAGGACCACGATCAGCGAGGCCACCACCAGGGGACGAAGGCGAAAGCTGGCCCGCAGTGCGCGCGCGATCAGGATGCCGAGCCCGCCATACTCGGCCATATGGCAGATCTTGTCGCCGTTCTCGAACGGAAGCGGCGCCTTGAGGTGCGGCTGAGCGCTCAGGGCGAAGATCACCACCAGATAGAGGAGCACCGGCGTCCAGAAGAGCGCGAACAACCGGAACGAGTTGGGCCGCGGCGGCGAAAGCGACAACGAATCCTCCTGGTGGTGGAATGGGGGCGGCAGGATAGCATGGGCGGCGCTTGACGCGCCGCGAGCCGCTCAGTAGATTGGCCGCCGCTCTTCGCGCACGCTCGCTGCGCCTGAACGTGCTGCGCCGCTAGCTCAATTGGCAGAGCAACTGACTCTTAATCAGTAGGTTGAAGGTTCGATTCCTTCGCGGCGCACCAACTTACGCCTCTTCTCGTCTCTACTGTCCCGTTGGCCCCGTTCGCGGAGGAACGGCCGCGGCCGCGAGGCGGCGGGGCCCACGCGGGCCCGCGACTCCATCCTTCCCGGCGGCGATCAGGCGGCCTTCGCGCAGGCGAACGTGATGCATCACGATGCCGAGCTCGCTCTCGAAGCGGGAAACCAGCCGCACCTCGGCCGCGGTCATCAGCGTCGTCGCCCACCCCCTGGCCCCCGCGCGCCCGGTGCGGCCCACGCGATGCAGATACGACTTGCTCTGCGTCGGCGCGTCGAAATTGACGATATTCGCGACGCCCGCGATGTCGAGCCCGCGCGCCGCCACATCGGACGTGATCAGCGCGCGCACCCGGCCGCTGCGAATGTCCTCCATGGCCTGCTTGCGATCCCGCTTGTCGGCGGCGGCATGAAGATTCGCCACCGGGATCTGATGATGCGCGAGTTTCGC encodes the following:
- a CDS encoding DEAD/DEAH box helicase — encoded protein: IDKLKKKPHIVVGSPGRIRDLIAMRKLKTPAIGVVVLDEADRLLLDESLPDVRAIIRATPAGRQLVFASATEPESAEAIKTLAPGVVMLRTGAGPVNENIEHGYLVCEKRDKPDVLRKLLHALPPGPAMVFVHRNETAAMVAAKLAHHQIPVANLHAAADKRDRKQAMEDIRSGRVRALITSDVAARGLDIAGVANIVNFDAPTQSKSYLHRVGRTGRAGARGWATTLMTAAEVRLVSRFESELGIVMHHVRLREGRLIAAGKDGVAGPRGPRRLAAAAVPPRTGPTGQ
- a CDS encoding VanZ family protein → MSLSPPRPNSFRLFALFWTPVLLYLVVIFALSAQPHLKAPLPFENGDKICHMAEYGGLGILIARALRASFRLRPLVVASLIVVLIGAVVGASDETFQRFVPGRDSSVYDWLADVTGLIFGQIVYLLFAHD